Proteins encoded by one window of Mesorhizobium sp. INR15:
- a CDS encoding 2-dehydropantoate 2-reductase, protein MKITIFGAGAIGGYLAAKLALAGRTELSIVARGAHLEAIQTAGLRLVEHGQETVAPVRAAAKAEELGAQDFVVLALKAHSVAPALDQIAPLLGPDTAVVTMQNGVPWWYFFKNGGALEGTRLQAVDPGGTIWDRLGPQRVIGSVVYPAVEVDAPGLIHHVEGRRFSLGEPSGERSARVTELAQEMVKAGLQAPVRDDIRAEIWIKLWGNLSFNPISVLTGSTLAAIVADEATRTLARTMMLEAQAIGESLGIRFPIDVDRRIKGAGDVGEHKTSMLQDLERGRPMEIDALVGAVQELGRLTGTPTPAVDAVLGLVRRLGVERGCYSVRD, encoded by the coding sequence ATGAAGATCACCATTTTCGGCGCAGGCGCCATCGGCGGCTACCTCGCCGCCAAACTGGCGCTGGCCGGCCGCACCGAGCTCTCGATCGTCGCGCGCGGCGCCCACCTGGAAGCGATCCAGACGGCCGGCCTGCGCCTGGTCGAGCACGGGCAGGAAACCGTCGCGCCCGTGCGCGCCGCAGCCAAGGCCGAGGAACTTGGCGCGCAGGACTTTGTCGTGCTGGCGCTGAAGGCGCATTCGGTGGCGCCGGCGCTCGACCAGATCGCGCCGCTGCTCGGGCCGGACACAGCTGTTGTCACCATGCAGAACGGCGTGCCCTGGTGGTATTTTTTCAAGAACGGCGGCGCGCTTGAAGGCACAAGGCTCCAAGCGGTGGACCCCGGTGGCACGATCTGGGACCGGCTCGGCCCACAGCGCGTCATCGGCTCGGTGGTCTACCCCGCCGTCGAGGTCGACGCGCCCGGCCTGATCCACCATGTCGAGGGCAGGCGCTTCTCGCTTGGCGAGCCCTCCGGCGAACGCAGCGCCCGCGTCACCGAACTGGCGCAGGAGATGGTCAAGGCCGGGCTGCAGGCGCCGGTGCGCGACGACATCCGTGCGGAGATCTGGATAAAACTCTGGGGCAACCTCTCGTTCAACCCGATCTCGGTGCTGACCGGCAGCACGCTGGCCGCGATCGTCGCCGACGAAGCCACCCGCACACTTGCCCGCACGATGATGCTGGAAGCGCAAGCGATCGGCGAAAGCCTCGGCATACGCTTCCCCATAGACGTCGACCGCCGCATCAAGGGCGCCGGCGATGTCGGCGAACACAAAACCTCGATGCTGCAAGACCTGGAACGTGGGAGACCGATGGAGATCGATGCGCTGGTGGGCGCGGTGCAGGAGCTTGGGCGACTGACGGGGACGCCAACGCCGGCGGTGGATGCGGTGCTGGGGTTGGTGAGGCGGCTGGGGGTTGAGCGGGGGTGTTATTCGGTGAGGGATTGA